A segment of the Elaeis guineensis isolate ETL-2024a chromosome 6, EG11, whole genome shotgun sequence genome:
aaagtGATGACCCCGGCTCTACCGATTATTTATTTGTACTACAATAATCATATATCCTCGAGTTACATGTCTCATCCAAAAACCATCTATATATTTGTAATCCCCGTATATActgcatcaagaattttttttccttttttaaatTGAAAAGGGGAGAGCCCATCTTTTTGCTATAGGATGGGTAGGATTTGAACTAAGTACTGCAACTTTTAAAAACTTTGCCAACTATTCCACTGACACCTACTTTTTAATAGGAGTATTGTGAGAAAATACCACAAATATTATCACTCTTTTATACAGTTTGTTTTTGAAGAAAACATTATTTATAGCCTCATATAGATATGTGATTGCTACTTGGTTCCCAAGCTAGGAGCCCCACGAGGGTTTGGTTTGGTGCGATGGTAAAGTTATTCCCTTATGATCTGGATGTTAGGTGTTTGAAATACAGAAACAATATCCATTTAATTAAGGTGAACAGCATCTATCATCATGTTATTTTTGTTATTGGGATCATGGAACAACTGTGGCATTTCAAATTACTACATCactaaattttttattacaaTAACTTATTGAATTATAAGAATGAACAAGAAAAAGATCCACCCCACTCCCTCCCccaccccaccaaaaaaaaaaaaaaaagaaagaaagaaaaaagaaaaagagaaaaagagagagaaaaaaaagaagaggacataGGTCCACATTATTACCCACACACTTAAGAATCAAAGAAATACAAATGCACCTTAAACTCTCATTGTTACATCACTGGATCTCTTAAACAAACATGACGCAGCAATCCCAATATCCTAATAATATTTCATAGGATCAAATATCAAGCCTGGCAAGCTAGTTAACAAAAGCACACGTCTTCCTGATCTCACCCTGTGCGCCCGTAAGAACTTGGATGTTACCCATGTTAATCATGGAGTCTCCGAAGTCTTTGAAGAACTCTGATGCAAAGGCACCACCAGCTTGGCGTAGAACATAGGCTCTGGTCTGGCTGTTTTGAAGAAGAGCAGCATCCGACTCGAAGAGCCCTCTCCTCTTGGACACAAGGCTGTAGTAGCTTGTGTCAAATGTTCTGAAGCTCCCTGGATCCATCTCCACAAGGGTCGTGTTATCATTGGGTGCGCACTTGGCCCTCAACTTTGGTATGTAGTTGCTATCAAGATTGGGGTCTGTGTCACCCCTGCCAGTGTAGTTGCTTATGCGCTTTTGAAAGGCTGTGCAATGCGAGGTCCCCAGTGTGTGCCCACCTGGTTAGGAAGGAGCCCAGTTATATTGATGATCATAAGTTGTTTATATAAAACTTCAAATCTAATCCACAATGTTCTCCAACTCCTAGTGTTAAGAGTAGATTTATGACTCCTCCAGTTCTGGTATATCAAGGAGTCAAGTTTTGATTATTGACAACATCAAGCGTAATTTTCGAAGCTCTATTTGATATAGGTATCTGATGAATTGGCTTAACTTGGGAAACATAAGTTATGCAAACACtgaggataaaaaaattaaagttttaggtaatcaaacttttattttcccAGAAAGTAAATAAAATCATATGTACCTGATAGAACTACTAGGTCTTTGACACTGAGACCCTTGGATGCAAAAGATGATATCAGCGAAGAAATGGTGGAATTGGCAGTTGGAAGTTGCCTGGTCTCCTGGGCAATTGATACGCTGCCATCTCTTCGGCCTGTCGGGACCGGCCAGAATGGTCCTTTGGTCTGGAAGCAGAAGATTTTTTGGTTAAAAAAAAGGCCCCTAACTTATCAGTAAGATAAGCTGTAGAATTGAATTAATACATGGCATTTCCTTTCATCAAAATATGCATGGCATTTCTTACCAAGAGCACTGCATCCCTAGCAACCAGTGCAATGATGTCGGCACAGGAGACTGTATTGGGACAAGCTTTCTCCAATCTAGCCTTAATACGGTCAATCACCCCGAAACCTCGAAGGCTTTGATTTGGAGGTGCATCTTTCTCAGCTACATTGTTCTGAGTAGAGTTCAGTAGAACTGAGCCATCACATCCCTGCATGCCAATCATTTATATTAAGAACACCTCCTCTTTCATCTCTTGAATGATGTGCAAGAATGTTTGTTGTAACAAGTTTGGTAACTTACCCTTACAAAACAATCATGGAAATGCATCCTTAGTAGAGGACCAGCAAGACTTGGAGCAACTGAAATGACCCGAGCCATCTCCTGGCGAACAATAAGTTCGACATTAGGACATGTCTTGCTGTAGAACCCAAGCTGCAGGCCTTGTGCTGCTGCTGTGCCTAAGCAGAGGAGCACAAGAGCCAAAGAGAGCAAGAACATCGAAAAACTTTTCGAGGCCATCTCAAGAGCGAAGGTTATAGGACTCTGTGATGCTGAACCGTAGGACTTGAAGCACTTATATAATGTCTGGTGATCAACAGACTTGTACTTGAAATGCTTGTCTTCTTCTCAATTGCATTTGTTTTTCTTAATTCTGCAATGCTTTGAAGAGTCTTTAGTGTCAATAGTTGAGGTATGATTTTATAAGAGAAGTTCAGTGAGGAAGAAAATTTAAACATATGGGCAAAAGGGTGCGTTGACTGACCAATGTTAGAAGGAATCTGGTAACATGGATGGCTTGTGCTTAGCACAACCACTCCAACGTCTTTGGCATCATGTATCCGTGTGGGTACACCAATACCTAAACATTAGACGCCAACTTAGCACAACTTATCCGTGCACCGGGAAAGGTGGCGAGGGGAAGGGGGGATGAGAGAGTTGAACATGAATGAAAAAGATGAGTTCATGTGCTCAGCCGGTTTCATAACGTAAAAATGAATCAAATTGCTTAAATTAAGCCGCATATATTTATCATGCCATTGTACTTGATATTTAATTAGAAGGGTCATGGTTTACGATATATTAGTCATTTGATCTTAACGGATAAACTATTGGTAACAGTCGTCTTGGAGTTTAGAGCATGTTTGAACGTGTTCAGCAGTTCAATGAACGAGGTGATCAGGTAGAATGTTAGGTGCTTGCTTGGtggatttttcaataattttcgtTGTTTCTAAGCATTGGATGCCTAaattccttattttctttttaagTAAACCAGCATTAAACTTGAATTAGGTATATAACATTGACCGGCACACGTTGCGTGGGGAATGATATGCTTATAGATAGCATCTGAAGTCATCAATTCTTTGATTAGCTTGGTTGCATGCAGTGGAATCAAGCCTAGCTTACCCATCAAAAAGAAGCGCTATGTTTGACTGTGGCATGTTACCTTTGCTTGAAAGACTATCATGGATGAGTTATCATGTTTGCGTAGCTACAGATGAAGCATGAATCCAGTTGGATAACTTATTCTACTAAGCCCACTATGGCTAGCTCAGTTGAGC
Coding sequences within it:
- the LOC105046888 gene encoding peroxidase 1, which gives rise to MASKSFSMFLLSLALVLLCLGTAAAQGLQLGFYSKTCPNVELIVRQEMARVISVAPSLAGPLLRMHFHDCFVRGCDGSVLLNSTQNNVAEKDAPPNQSLRGFGVIDRIKARLEKACPNTVSCADIIALVARDAVLLTKGPFWPVPTGRRDGSVSIAQETRQLPTANSTISSLISSFASKGLSVKDLVVLSGGHTLGTSHCTAFQKRISNYTGRGDTDPNLDSNYIPKLRAKCAPNDNTTLVEMDPGSFRTFDTSYYSLVSKRRGLFESDAALLQNSQTRAYVLRQAGGAFASEFFKDFGDSMINMGNIQVLTGAQGEIRKTCAFVN